From Ficedula albicollis isolate OC2 chromosome 20, FicAlb1.5, whole genome shotgun sequence, one genomic window encodes:
- the PDRG1 gene encoding p53 and DNA damage-regulated protein 1 yields the protein MTSAHSEDLPVLIISAGSPCIFRTPFFQLFLLMAGQGHSGQQMDMVLCQSIPGTSPCLTQTGGTGGWLRPPLLPLSIPLQIVDLDVKRNRNREALRALHKDPEPDDKAMVCFGNMFIELPKAKTREMLRQDQEELDEEINNLRKELRVKVNRLYEAQGKPELKGFNLNPMSAEEMKLINRILES from the exons ATGACG AGTGCACACAGTGAGGATCTGCCAGTCCTCATCATCAGTGCCGGCTCTCCCTGCATCTTCCGCACCccatttttccagctcttcttgCTCATGGCCGG GCAGGGTCATTCAGGGCAGCAGATGGATATGGTGCTCTGCCAGAGCATTCCTGGGACCAGCCCCTGCCTGACACAgactgggggcacagggggctggCTGAGG cccccgctcctgCCTCTCTCAATCCCCTTGCAGATCGTGGACCTGGACGTGAAGCGAAACCGCAACCGCGAGGCCCTGCGGGCGCTGCATAAGGACCCGGAGCCCGACG ACAAGGCCATGGTTTGCTTCGGGAACATGTTCATCGAGCTGCCGAAGGCAAAGACCCGGGAGATGCTGCGACAGG ACCAGGAAGAACTGGATGAGGAGATAAACAACCTCCggaaggagctgagggtgaAGGTCAACCGGCTCTATGAAGCTCAAG GTAAACCTGAGCTGAAGGGGTTTAACCTGAATCCCATGTCTGCTGAGGAGATGAAGCTCATCAACCGCATCCTGGAGAGCTGA
- the XKR7 gene encoding XK-related protein 7 produces the protein MLSLRWFVYDFAASTKDSGGGTKDSGPPVIGMFMLHTHELHCGQSPEMPPVTRPCAHSGVSSPGSTGSPHRSPTHRYLRTLYLGLQSRWQAEHRRRHFYWRMMFESADISMLRLLEAFLKSAPQLVLQLSIMVQQNSIEPLQGLSASASLVSLAWMIASYQKVLRDSREDKMPMSYKGAVVQILWHLFTIAARAIAFALFASVFQLYFGIFIVTHWCIMTFWIIQGETDFCMSKWEEIIYNMVVGIIYIFCWFNVKEGRSRYRMCIYYIITLSENAALTILWFLYYDRKTTSDFNALILVCVVSSSFALGIFFMFIYYCLLHPNGPIFSHRSVGCIFRQEPPPVPGSPVEAVTSPPRSLPRTTGGERDGAPGERDSCVPVFQVRPCAPPAPAARAPRTEGPVIRIDLPRKKYPAWDAHFIDRRLRKTILALEYASPTTPRLQYRTPGAPQEVMEYETTV, from the exons ATGCTCAGCCTCAGGTGGTTCGTCTACGACTTCGCCGCCAGCACCAAGGACAGCGGCGGCGGCACCAAGGACAGCGgccccc CTGTCATTGGTATGTTCATGCTGCACACGCACGAACTCCACTGCGGGCAGTCTCCAGAGATGCCGCCGGTGACACGACCATGTGCCCAT AGTGGGGTGAGCTCACCTGGCAGCACGGGCTCACCTCACCGTTCCCCTACTCACAGGTACCTCCGCACTCTGtacctggggctgcagagccggTGGCAGGCCGAGCACCGCCGCCGCCACTTCTACTGGCGGATGATGTTCGAGAGCGCAGACATCAGCATGCTGCGGCTGCTCGAGGCCTTCCTCAAAAGCGCGCCCCAGCTcgtgctgcagctcagcatcaTGGTGCAGCAGAACAGCATCGAGCCGCTGCAGG GACTCTCAGCCTCGGCCTCGCTGGTCTCGCTGGCCTGGATGATCGCCTCCTACCAGAAGGTGCTGCGGGACTCGCGGGAGGACAAGATGCCCATGTCCTACAAGGGCGCCGTGGTGCAGATCCTCTGGCACCTCTTCACCATTGCTGCTCGTGCCATCGCCTTCGCCCTCTTCGCCTCCGTGTTCCAGCTCTACTTCGGCATCTTCATCGTCACCCACTGGTGCATCATGACCTTCTGGATCATCCAGGGTGAGACAGATTTCTGCATGTCCAAGTGGGAGGAGATCATCTACAACATGGTGGTGGGCATCATCTACATCTTCTGCTGGTTCAACGTCAAGGAGGGACGGAGCCGCTATCGCATGTGCATCTACTACATCATCACGCTGTCCGAGAACGCCGCCCTCACCATCCTCTGGTTCCTGTACTACGACCGCAAGACCACCTCCGACTTCAACGCCTTAATCCTCGTCTGCGTGGTTAGCTCCAGCTTCGCCCTCGGCATCTTCTTCATGTTCATCTACTACTGTCTCTTGCACCCCAACGGCCCCATCTTCAGCCACCGCTCCGTGGGCTGCATCTTCCGCCAGGAGCCGCCCCCGGTGCCGGGGTCGCCCGTGGAAGCCGTCACCAGCCCCCCGCGCTCGCTGCCGCGGACTACAGGGGGGGAGCGGGACGGGGCGCCGGGGGAGCGGGACAGCTGCGTGCCTGTCTTCCAGGTGAGACCCTGCGCCCCGCCGGCGCCGGCCGCCCGAGCGCCGCGGACAGAGGGGCCCGTCATCCGCATTGACCTGCCCAGGAAGAAGTACCCGGCCTGGGATGCCCACTTCATCGACCGGCGCCTGCGGAAGACCATCCTGGCGCTGGAGTACGCGTCACCCACCACCCCCCGCCTGCAGTACCGCACCCCCGGCGCCCCGCAGGAGGTGATGGAATACGAGACCACCGTGTAG